GCTCGGTCACCAACGGATGGCTGTTCTTTCCGGCGGTTCCTCCGGGTTCGCGTCTGGTCTTTCGCCTCCTGAACACCTACGGAACCGCCGAATCCCTCTCCATTCCGGTTCCTCCGGCAATGGCGAAGACGCCGTGAAAAAAAAGGAGCCGGGAGATTCTCCCGTCATTCGGGTCCGGATCCTCGACGGCCGCCTGCCGGATCCCTTCCCCCTCCCGTCCTTTTCGACGCCGGGTTCGGCCGGGATGGACCTCCGCGCGATGCCGGACGGTCCCCTTCGTCTGGCCCCGGGCGAGCGGGTCCGGATTCCGTCCGGCATTGCGATCCATATCGGGGATCCCTCTGTCGCGGGTCTCGTCTTTCCCCGGAGTGGACTCGGGAGCCGGGGGCTCGTCCTGTCGAACCTGACGGGTGTGATTGATGCGGACTACACCGGGCCTCTGACTCTCGCCCTCTGGAATGCGGGAGAAGAACCCCTGGATATCCGACCCGGGGATCGGGTGGCGCAGATTGTCTTCGTCTCAGTCGTCCGTCCCGTCTGGGAGGTCGTGGACGAACATCATTTTACCGAGCGGGGAGAAGGGGGGTTCGGGCATACCGGATCCTGACGTCCGGAGGAGGAGTCGCCGTTTCGACGCACCGGTCAGGAAGGGTCGGCGGCTCCGGAAACAAGGCGGTAGGCGTCCTTCCGGGAGAGTCCTGTCAACCTTGATAGAAGGCGGGCCCGGTCGGCCGGCGGCAGGGAAATCCCTTCCAGTGCGGCAAGAACCTCGGCAGAGGCCAGAAGGGTCTGGCCGGAAGGGGGGGCCGGGCATCCGCCGACCAGAAGGATCCATTCGCCCTTTTCCGGTTCTCCCGTGCCCTGGTCCCGGAAGGCGAACAGCGTTCCCCTCTTTACGGATTCGAAGACTTTCGTCAGTTCCCGGCCAAGAACCGCCGGACGGTCTCCGAGCTCCTCGGCGAGCAGGGCGATCGTCTTCTCCACCCGCCGGGGAGACTCATAGAACACGAGGGTTCCGGGGAAGCGGGCAAGGGTCTGGATCTCTTTCCGGCAGTCGGAGTCTTTTCTCGGAAGAAATCCATGGAAGACGAACCGGCTGGCGTCGAGCCCCGACACGACCAGTCCGGCGAGCAGGGCGGACGCTCCCGGTACGGGGCGGACGGGAATGCCGCTGTCGGCGGCCAGTCGTACAAGCACTTCCCCCGGATCGGACACCAGAGGTGTCCCGGCGTCCGATACCAGGGCGACCTTTTGTCCATCCCGCATGCGCGAAACCAGAAGAGGCGCTTTTTCGAGGGCGTTGTGCGCGTGGTAGGAGACTGTCGGCGTCCGGATGCCATGATGGGCAAGAAGGACGCGGGTGACACGCGTGTCTTCCGCCGCGATGATGTCACACGCGTTCAGAATGCGCACGGCCCGGAAGGTGATGTCTTCCAGATTTCCGATCGGCGTGCTCACGACGAAGAGCTCGCCCCCCCGCTCCCTATCCATGGATCGGGGGAATGTCGATGTTGTCGATCAGCCGGGTTTTTCCCAGCCAGGCCGCGGTGATCAGAATGGCCGGTGTTTCCGGAGGGTCTTCCGCGGAGAGAGGAAGAAAAGTCTCCGGGTGGACGAAAACGACGTATTCCGGCCGGAAGCCGCGTTCCTTCATGTCTCCCACCAGAAGGGAAGCCAGGTCGAGGCGGTCGGCGTGATTCCGGGGCGCATAGCGTTCCCGTGCGATCGTGAGAAGGCGATAAAGCTCGGGGGCGTGCCCGCGTTCTTCAGGATCCAGGTAGCGATTGCGGGAGCTCATGGCGAGGCCGTCCGGTTCCCTGACCGTGTCGACCCCCCGCACCTCCAGCGGGAAGGCCAGTTCGCGGACCATCCGGTCGATCAGAAACAGCTGCTGACGGTCTTTTTTCCCGAAGTAGGCCCTGTCGGGTTGCGTCAGGTGAAACAGTTTTGAAACGATGAAAAGAACGCCGGAAAAATGACCGGGCCGGTGGGCCCCGCAGTACAGTCCGGCGACCGGATGGGAAATCGTGAAGCCGGAGCTGTCTCCGACCAGTTCGGCGGCCTCCGGAAAGAACGCCCAGGAAGCGCCGGTCTCCTCCAGAAGCCGGATGTCTTCCTCCCGGGTGCGGGGGTAGCGGTCGAAATCTTCCTGGGGACCGAACTGGAGGGGATTCACGAACACGCTGGCGACCACCTCTCCCCCCTCTTCCAGCGCTTTTCGGACCAGGGCCCGGTGGCCGTCATGCAGGGCACCCATGGTCGGAACAAGCGCCAGGGGGCGCTTTCGCTTTTCCGGGGTCGGAAGGGCCTTCTTCAGGTCGGCAAGGGATGTCAGAATTTCCATGCGATCATGCTACCATAGCCCGGAAAGAATGTCCCATGGAAACGGACGATGACAGACAATCCCCGAAAGGAGGCGAACGTGCTGATCCGGATCGTGCTGGTCCAGAACAACCCGGTGTTCGGAGAGGTGGCAGGAAATCTCGACCGGGTGAAAGCCCTTTATGGCGGGCGGAAAGGGTTGCGGCCGGATCTTGTCATTTTTCCGGAGCTGTTTGCCAGCGGTTATCAGTTCACGTCCAAATCGGAGGCCCTGTCCCTGGGGGAAGGCGATGGCCGGGACGGGCGGGAAAAAGGACCGACGGTCCGCTTCCTGGAAGAATTTTCGATGGAGACCAAGGGCTGGGTCGTCGGTGGCCTGCCCCTCCGGAGAGGGAACAAGGTCTACAATTCCGCGGTCGTGACGCATCATGGAACCGTGATGGCCATTTATGACAAAACCCATCTGTTCGAAGCCGAGAACCGGTGGTTCGAACGGGGAAGCGGCCCCCTGTGCCTGGTCCGGACGGAATTCGGCCTTATGGGGGTCATGATCTGCTTCGACTGGCTTTTTCCCGAGGTGACCCGCTCTCTGGCCCTGTCGGGAGCCCTTCTGATCGCACACCCCGTCAACTGGGTTCTGCCTTTCGGTCCACAGGGGATGATTCTCCGTTCGGTGGAAAATCGGGTCTTTACGGCGACGGCAAACCGTGTCGGGGAGGAGGCGCGCGGTGGTTTCAAGCCGCTCCGGTACATCGGCTCAAGCCAGGTGGTCTCTCCTCAGGGAGAAATTCTTGCACGGGCTCCGGAAGAGGCCGAATCCCTTCTCGAGATCCAGTGCGATCCGGAACTGGCCCGCAGCAAACGGGTGGTGGAAGAAAGCGATTTTTTCCGGCAGCGGCGACCGGATCTCTACCGGAACTGACGGTGTGGATTTTTTTTCTTGACAGATAGGGTGGGGGAGTATATGTTTATGGACGGAGAAAGGATCAGAAAGCGTGCATACGGTCCGGAACAGAAAGAAACTGCTTGAACGGACCCGGAAAATCCGGGGCCAGATCGAGGGTCTCGAAAGGTTGCTGGAAGAATCGACGGGAGAGGGCGACGATGTGTCCCTCATCCTTCAGACCGTGGCTTCTTCCCGTGGCGCGCTGAATGGTCTCATGTGCGAGTTGATCGAAGGACACATCCGCGAGCATGTCCAGGCCGGGCATGAGGTATCGGCCCGGGACAGGGAGCAGGCTGTCGAGGATGTGGTCGAGGTCATCAAGCGCTATCTCAAATAACCGGTGGGGCAAACAGATGCCCCGTTCCAGTCGGGCGACGGGCCGTTCTCCTGTTTTTTCAGGGGTGCGGGAACCGCCCTTTTGATGAAGGAGATGTCAGTGGACGATGGATCGTGTCCGGGTGCGGACGAAAGAGAGGGAGGTGAAGTGCGGGCCACATAAAAGCTGGACAAGAGCCAGACGAGAGATGTTCGGATCGGACTTTTCCTCCCCGCGTTTTTCCTTCTTCGCCTTTTTCTTCCGCACCCTTCCTTGAAAGATGAAAGATTCATTCACGAGCACGTCTTGATCAGGTTGATCAGGAAAAGATCTTCCGGATTACCGGGAGAAGACTGTTTTGCCGGATCTCCGTTTCACAAGGGGTTCCCTGCTGTCTCCTTGTGCGTGTGTCCGGCGAAGGGAGGAAGAAAAATGCGAAGCAACTGGAAAAAGGTCAAAGAGGTCTGTTTTCGTTTTCTGGGTTTTCTGGAAACAGTGTCCGGGTTCCTCTCCTCACCCGGAGAGCGGTGGAGGCTGATTCCCTGAGAGATTGACAAACGACGGTCGATGAGGAAAAATACACTTATTGAGACAAAGTTTCATTTAACGGGAAGAGTGGAGACGGGCGGTCCTCCGGATCCTGAAGATCCGAAAGACCCTCTTCTCCGATTCCCTGTTGCGACCCTGCTCGGACAAGGACGAACGATGATGAGAAAGAGACAGAAGTTCATACCGGTTTTGATGATCTGGAGTGCCATGGCACTTCTTTTTTCCGGATGTGCGGAGATGACGGAACCCGATGTCCGGGCCTACATCCACGAAAAGCATGCCTATGCCGAAATCCGCCAGGGTCAGCTGGACAAGGCGGAAAAGGATTTGAAACAAGCTCTCCGCGACAATCCGCGGGAGCCTTCCATCCTGAA
This portion of the Leptospirillum ferriphilum genome encodes:
- a CDS encoding metal/formaldehyde-sensitive transcriptional repressor, encoding MHTVRNRKKLLERTRKIRGQIEGLERLLEESTGEGDDVSLILQTVASSRGALNGLMCELIEGHIREHVQAGHEVSARDREQAVEDVVEVIKRYLK
- the panC gene encoding pantoate--beta-alanine ligase — translated: MEILTSLADLKKALPTPEKRKRPLALVPTMGALHDGHRALVRKALEEGGEVVASVFVNPLQFGPQEDFDRYPRTREEDIRLLEETGASWAFFPEAAELVGDSSGFTISHPVAGLYCGAHRPGHFSGVLFIVSKLFHLTQPDRAYFGKKDRQQLFLIDRMVRELAFPLEVRGVDTVREPDGLAMSSRNRYLDPEERGHAPELYRLLTIARERYAPRNHADRLDLASLLVGDMKERGFRPEYVVFVHPETFLPLSAEDPPETPAILITAAWLGKTRLIDNIDIPPIHG
- the rsmI gene encoding 16S rRNA (cytidine(1402)-2'-O)-methyltransferase, with product MSTPIGNLEDITFRAVRILNACDIIAAEDTRVTRVLLAHHGIRTPTVSYHAHNALEKAPLLVSRMRDGQKVALVSDAGTPLVSDPGEVLVRLAADSGIPVRPVPGASALLAGLVVSGLDASRFVFHGFLPRKDSDCRKEIQTLARFPGTLVFYESPRRVEKTIALLAEELGDRPAVLGRELTKVFESVKRGTLFAFRDQGTGEPEKGEWILLVGGCPAPPSGQTLLASAEVLAALEGISLPPADRARLLSRLTGLSRKDAYRLVSGAADPS
- the dut gene encoding dUTP diphosphatase, with the translated sequence MKKKEPGDSPVIRVRILDGRLPDPFPLPSFSTPGSAGMDLRAMPDGPLRLAPGERVRIPSGIAIHIGDPSVAGLVFPRSGLGSRGLVLSNLTGVIDADYTGPLTLALWNAGEEPLDIRPGDRVAQIVFVSVVRPVWEVVDEHHFTERGEGGFGHTGS
- a CDS encoding nitrilase-related carbon-nitrogen hydrolase → MTDNPRKEANVLIRIVLVQNNPVFGEVAGNLDRVKALYGGRKGLRPDLVIFPELFASGYQFTSKSEALSLGEGDGRDGREKGPTVRFLEEFSMETKGWVVGGLPLRRGNKVYNSAVVTHHGTVMAIYDKTHLFEAENRWFERGSGPLCLVRTEFGLMGVMICFDWLFPEVTRSLALSGALLIAHPVNWVLPFGPQGMILRSVENRVFTATANRVGEEARGGFKPLRYIGSSQVVSPQGEILARAPEEAESLLEIQCDPELARSKRVVEESDFFRQRRPDLYRN